CGTATATACCAGCGAGCTCCAACTGGGGATCCTTTTAGAGGACGTGCGGCGGCTGGAGCAAAGCGTAAAGGATACCTACAACCAATACCAGTCGGGTATCGTCGACAAGACCGACTACAAACAGGCCGTCATCCAGTTCAATACCGCACAGGTGCAATACCGGCAGGCGGCGCTGGCCATCCCCGCGAAATACGCTTACCTCAAGCAACTCCTGGGTTTTCCGGTGGACTCCGTCCTGAAGCTCCAGTCGGATTCGGCAGCCATGGTGGCCGAGGCCATGCTGGACACGACCCAGCAACTGGACTACAACCGCCGGGTGGAAGTACAAAGCCTCCAGACGCTAAAAACGCTGGCCACCGCCCAGTATGACTATCAGCGGTACGGCTGGCTGCCCAGCCTTTCTTTTTTCTACGACTATAACCTGTTTTACGGGAACAACACGTTTAGCAAGGTATACAACGCCAACTACCCCAATTCTTACCTGGGGGTTACGCTGGGTATCCCGATCTTCCAGGGGTTCAAGCGCGTCTATGCGATGCGCGCGGCGAAGCTGAGTGCAGACCTGGTGGACCTCCGGCTGGAGGATACCAAACGGGTGATCAATACCCAGTATACGACCGCCATGGCGGCGTATCGCGGGGACCTGGACAACTGGCGGGTGTCCCAGGACAACATCACTTTGTCCAAAGAAGTCTATGCGACGGTCACCCTTCAGTACAAGGAAGGGATCAAAACCTACCTCGACGTGATCACCGCGGAAACGTCGCTCCGGACAGCGGAGATCACCGGCCTGGATGCCCTTTTCTCTTTGCTCAGTGACAAGATGGACGTGCTCAAGGCCCTGGGTACGGTCAATATAAACATCAATTAATGTACGAGTCATGACGATACGTCTACAGTTATTGGCGGCGACCGCCCTGGTCCTGTCCTCCTGCGGGAGCACATCCGCCCCGGCGCCGGTGGCGGTTCCCCCTGTCCCCATCACGACCGACACGGTGAAGGAACAAAACATGACGTTTTCCACGGTCTACCCCGGAAAGGTGGTGCCTTTGCGGCAGGTGGACATACACGCGGACGTCCAAGGGTACGTCACCGGCATCTTTTTTAAGGACGGACAACACGTCCGCCAGGGGGCATTGCTGTATGAGATTGATAAACGAAAATACCAGGCGGCGTATGACCAGGCCGTCGCCAGCCTGCACACGGCGGAGGCCTCCCTTGTCAAGGACCAGCAGGACGTGGATCGCTATACCCGTCTCTACCAGCAGGACGCCGTGGCCAAACAAAAGCTGGACTATGCCGTGAGCGCCCAGAAGTCGGACCAGGCACAGGTCGAGGCGGCCAAGGCGGCCATGGCCAGTGCCGGCACGGACCTGAAATATGCGTCGATCACGGCGCCATTCGACGGTACGATCGGGATTTCCCAGGTCAGGCTGGGCGCGGTTGTCACCCAAGGCTCCACGATCCTCAATACCATCTCCAGCGACGACCCCATGGCGGTGGATTTCCAACTGGACGAAAAACAGCTCCCGGCCTTTGAAAAGGTGCTGCATCAGTTTGGCCGGCTGGACTCCCTGTTCACGCTGTACCTCCCCGATCAGACGCGTTACCCGGCCTTTGGCACCTTTTATACCATGGACCGGGCGGTGGACCCCCAGATGGGGACGATCACGGTCCGGGTGACCGCGCCCAACAAAATGAACGACCTCAGGGCGGGGCTAAGCGTCAACGTACGCGTGCTCAATCCATCGGGCGGACCGCAGACCGTTATCCCGATGATCGCGGCCGTGGAGCAAATGAGCGAATACTTCGTCTTTGTCGTCCAGGATTCCACCGTCCGTCAGCAGCGCGTGAAGTTGGGCTCCAGGAACGGCGCCCTGGTCGTGGTGCTCGACGGGCTGAAGCCCGGGGACGTCATCGCCCGGGATGGTATCCAGCGCCTGCACGACAAGAGTGTGGTGAAACTCAAATAAGACCGTTATGATCGCCGATACTTTCATCCGACGTCCCAATACCGCCATCGTCATTTCCATCGTCATCGTTTTGGTGGGGCTCCTGTCCATGTCCAGCCTGCCCATCAGCCAGTATCCCAACATCTCTCCCCCGGTGGTGTCGGTCACGGCGACCTATACCGGGGCGGATGCCCAGACGATCGAACAGACGGTGGCCACCCCCATCGAAATCCAGGTCAACGGGGTACCGGGCATGGACTATATCCAGACGGCGAATACGAGCTCCGGCGTCATGAACATGAGCGTGAACTTCCAGATCGGCACGGACGTGGATATCGCGGCCCTGGACGTCCAGAACCGGGCCGCCATCGCGGCGCCCTTGTTGCCGCAGGAAGTTAGCCGGCTGGGCGTGGTGGTCCGCAAAAGAAGCCCGACCATCCTCCTGCTGGTTGCATTGTTCTCCCCCAAAGGGACGCACAGCGTCCCCTTCATGGACAACTACGCCAACATCTATCTCCGGGATGCGCTGTTGCGGGTTCCGGGGGTGGGGGACGTCATTTCCCGGGCGGACGACTTTAGCATGCGCGTCTGGATGAAACCGGACAAACTGGCGCAGTACAAACTCACGGCCGGGGACATTACCAATGCGCTGCAGGAACAAAACGTGCAGGTAGCCGCCGGCGCCGTAGGGGCCCCTCCGCAGCCGGGCGGCCAGCCGTTCGAGTATAACGTATACGTCAACGGACGGCTCAACCAGGTATCGGACTTCGAAAACATCATCGTCAAAACGGACCCCGCCACGCATTCGCTCATCTACCTCAAGGACGTGGCCAGGGTCGAGCTCGGGAAATTCGCCTATGCCAGCAATTCCTTTGTGGACGGCCGGCCCGCGTCGTACCTCCTGGTGTACCAGACCCCGAGCAGCAACGCCCTGCAGGTGGCCAGCGGGATCTACGCGACCATGACGGAGCTCAAAAAATCTTTTCCTTACGACGTAGACTACGTCGTGCCTTTCGAGTCCGTGTCCGTTGTCAAGGTTTCCATCGATGAAGTCGAGACGACGCTCCTCGAAGCGCTGGGGCTGGTGGTATTGGTGGTTTTTCTTTTCCTTCAGAGCTGGAGAGCCACGCTGATCCCCGTGCTGGCGATACCCGTATCCATCATCGGGGCGTTTGCCTTTTTCATTCCATTGGGTTTCAGCATCAATACCCTGACCTTGTTTGGCTTCGTCCTGGCCATCGGGATCGTGGTCGACGACGCCATCGTCGTGGTCGAAGCGGTCCAGCACTATATGGACGAACAACACCTCAGCCCCAGGGACGCCACCATCCATGCGATGAAGGACATCTCCGGTCCTGTCGTGGCCATCGCCCTTATCTTAGCCGCGGTATTCGTCCCCGTTGGCTTTACACCGGGCATCGTAGGACGGATGTACCAGCAGTTCGCCATTACCATCGCGGTCTCGGTGGTGATCTCCGCTTTTGTGGCCCTGTCCCTGACGCCCGCCCTTTGCCTGTTGATCCTGAAGCCTATGCACATTGCCAAAGACTCCACAGGAATCAACAAATTCTTTTACTGGTTCAACCGGTCCTTTAACCGGTTCACCATCCGGTATACCCTGATCGTCCGTCGCGCCATTAAGGTCTGGCCGGTGATAGTGGCCCTGCTGATCGGCATTTTCATCGTCACCGCTCTTTTGTTCAAGGCCAAGCCCACCGGGTTCATCCCCCAGGAAGACGAGGGCCGTGTGTATATCACGTTTGAGCTGCAGGAGGCCACATCCACCGTCCGAAGTCTCCAAACCCTGCTCAGGATGCAAAAGGTGCTGGCGGCGGACTCCAATGCGGTCGCGCATTTTGCGGCCCTGGGGGGATACAACGTATTGACGGGTGCGGCCAAGTCCAACAGCGGCACGATCTTTTGCCAGCTCAAACCCTGGGACCAGCGGAAGGCCGACTCCCTGAAAAGCGACGCCATCGTCGCCGACCTCCAGCGGAAGTTCAGCATGGTGGCGAAGGAAGCCAACGTCGTTGTCATCCAACCCCCGGCCATCCCCGGGTTGGGCGCTTCGGCGGGTTTTACCTTTATGCTGGAGCAAAAGTCGGGGAACGGCGACATACAGGAATTCTCAAAAGTGCTCCAGAACTACCTGGCCGCTGTCAACAAACGTCCCGAAATCGGGCGGGCGTTCTCGTTCTTTACCGCCCGTACACCCGGTTACCAGGTCACGGTCAACCGGGAAAAATGCAAACAACTGGGCATTGCCGTGTCGGACGTATTCACCGCCATGCAAACCATGATGGGGAGCCAGTACGTCAACGACCTGACCCTTTACGGACGGACGTTTCACGTCGTGGCCCAGGCCGACACGACGTACCGCGACAACATCGCCGAGATGGGGAACTATTACGTCCGCAACAACGAGGGCGCGATGATCCCGCTCAGCACCGTCATCAGCAGCAGGGTCGTCGAAAGCGCGCCCCTCATCACCCACTTCAACCTTTTCCGCTGCGCGGAAGTCGACGGCACGGCCAAACCCGGCTTTAGCAGCGGCCAGGCCATCCAGGCCCTGAAAGAGGTGGCCGACCAGACCCTGCCCGTTGGCTACGGGTATGAATTTTCCGGTCTCAGCCGGCAGGAAGTCACGCAAGGATCCAGCGGGACCTATATTTTTGCCATCTCCATTGTCTTCGTCTTCCTTTTCTTAGCTGCATTGTACGAAAGCTGGTCGGTGCCCTTCTCGGTGCTGATGGCTGTACCCATCGGGGCCTTTGGCGCCATCATCGCCCTGGTCTGCAAACCGGCGATCTCCAACAGCGTCTATGCCCAGATCGGTTTGGTGACCCTGATCGGCCTGGCCGCGAAAAATGCCATCCTGATCGTGGAATTCGCCAAGGAGCGGGTGGACAGCGGGATGGAGTTGATACAGGCGACCCTCGACGCGGTCAGGGTCCGGCTCCGGCCGATCCTGATGACGTCGCTGGCGTTTATCCTGGGGGTGATGCCCCTGGTGTTGGCGACCGGCGCGGGCGCGGTGTCCCGGCAGACCATCGGGATCACGGTGTTGGGGGGGATGTTGGCGGCCACGGGGTTGGCGATTTTCTTCGTGCCTGTTCTCTTTGTGTTGATTATGCGGATCGCGTATCGGAAGGAGTTTGCGCGGCGGAAGGGCTAAATGCCTATATTTACACCCCATTTTACCTTTCAACCCGGATATGGCTACCACACAAAATCGACAATTCCTGGAATTTGAGAAACCGATCAAAGAGCTCTACGACCAGATCGCGCAGTTGAAGCACATGGCGGAGAAGAACCAGAAGGTGGACTACAGGGCTTCTTTGGAGCAATTGGAGAACCAGGTCCAGGAGAGACGGAAGGAGATGACCTCCCATCTGACCAGTTGGCAACGGGTGCAGCTCAGCCGCCACCCCGAACGTCCCTATACCGCCGCCTATATCAAGCGCATGACCACCCATTTCATCGAACTCCATGGGGACCGGAATGTGCGGGACGACAAGGCGATGGTGGGCGGTTTCGGACAACTGAACGGGGAGACCGTCATGTTCATCGGGCACCAAAAGGGGATCAATACGAAGATGCGCCAGTTGCGCAACTTCGGCATGGCCAACCCCGAGGGCTATCGCAAGGCGCTCCGGCTGATGAAACTGGCCGAGAAGTTCAATAAACCCGTTGTCACCCTGATCGATACCCCCGGTGCCTATCCCGGTCCCGAAGCGGAAGAAAGGGGACAGGGGGAGGCGATCGCCAAAAATATCTTCGAAATGATGCGGCTCCGGGTACCGGTGATTTGTGTCATCATCGGCGAAGGCGCCAGCGGGGGAGCCTTGGGTATCGGTGTGGGCGACCGGGTCTTTATGATGGAGAATACCTGGTACACCGTCATATCTCCCGAAAACTGCAGCTCCATCCTGTGGCGGAGCTGGGAGCAAAAGGAAAAGGCTGCCGAGGAGCTCAAACTCACCTCCCAGGACATGTCCCGGTTCGGCCTGGTCGACGGGGTGATCCCTGAACCCGATGGCGGCGCCCACTGGGATTACGACATGGCCGCATCCATCCTGAAGGACCACCTGGTCCAAGCCCTGGGGGAACTTAAACAGATGACCCCCGAAGAACGGATCGAACAACGGATCAACAAGTTCAGCCAAATGGGCTTTTTTGAAGAAATTTCTTAGAAATCAATAGGTTATGTTAAGGACATTGCTGCGTGGGACGGGAGTCGCACTGGTCACTCCTTTTGGCGAGGACCAACAGGTAGATTATGGATCGCTGGCCGGTCTTATCGAGTACGTGATCAAAGGCGGGGTGGAATACCTGGTCGCCTTGGGCACCACGGGCGAACCCCCGGTGTTGACCGCCGAAGAGAAACGGAAGGTGCTGGCATTCGTGGTCGAAAAAGCAGCCGGAAGGGTGCCGGTCGTCGCCGGGGTCGGGGGAAACAACACCGCTTCGGTGATCCGTGACCTGGAAACCCTGCCCCTGGAGGGAACCGTGGCCGTACTCAGCAACAGTCCATATTACAGCAAGCCATCCCAGGAGGGCATTTTTCAGCACTATAAAGCCATCGCCGCCGCTTCCCCCAAGCCGGTTATCCTCTATAACGTACCCGGCCGGACCGG
This sequence is a window from Dinghuibacter silviterrae. Protein-coding genes within it:
- a CDS encoding TolC family protein, with translation MPKNLCICLLALALLSRCAYAQTDTVVMDMASCLRYAVHHQPGLRASLVNQRIVDYQVKGALSDWLPQVNGNGDFQHNIQLPVSFLPASLITPGATGYVPVASGVKNTSQIGISATQNLYNRDVMLAARTSKFYRRYAGESVDSARIDLVVDVSKAYYSVYTSELQLGILLEDVRRLEQSVKDTYNQYQSGIVDKTDYKQAVIQFNTAQVQYRQAALAIPAKYAYLKQLLGFPVDSVLKLQSDSAAMVAEAMLDTTQQLDYNRRVEVQSLQTLKTLATAQYDYQRYGWLPSLSFFYDYNLFYGNNTFSKVYNANYPNSYLGVTLGIPIFQGFKRVYAMRAAKLSADLVDLRLEDTKRVINTQYTTAMAAYRGDLDNWRVSQDNITLSKEVYATVTLQYKEGIKTYLDVITAETSLRTAEITGLDALFSLLSDKMDVLKALGTVNININ
- a CDS encoding efflux RND transporter periplasmic adaptor subunit → MTIRLQLLAATALVLSSCGSTSAPAPVAVPPVPITTDTVKEQNMTFSTVYPGKVVPLRQVDIHADVQGYVTGIFFKDGQHVRQGALLYEIDKRKYQAAYDQAVASLHTAEASLVKDQQDVDRYTRLYQQDAVAKQKLDYAVSAQKSDQAQVEAAKAAMASAGTDLKYASITAPFDGTIGISQVRLGAVVTQGSTILNTISSDDPMAVDFQLDEKQLPAFEKVLHQFGRLDSLFTLYLPDQTRYPAFGTFYTMDRAVDPQMGTITVRVTAPNKMNDLRAGLSVNVRVLNPSGGPQTVIPMIAAVEQMSEYFVFVVQDSTVRQQRVKLGSRNGALVVVLDGLKPGDVIARDGIQRLHDKSVVKLK
- a CDS encoding efflux RND transporter permease subunit, which gives rise to MIADTFIRRPNTAIVISIVIVLVGLLSMSSLPISQYPNISPPVVSVTATYTGADAQTIEQTVATPIEIQVNGVPGMDYIQTANTSSGVMNMSVNFQIGTDVDIAALDVQNRAAIAAPLLPQEVSRLGVVVRKRSPTILLLVALFSPKGTHSVPFMDNYANIYLRDALLRVPGVGDVISRADDFSMRVWMKPDKLAQYKLTAGDITNALQEQNVQVAAGAVGAPPQPGGQPFEYNVYVNGRLNQVSDFENIIVKTDPATHSLIYLKDVARVELGKFAYASNSFVDGRPASYLLVYQTPSSNALQVASGIYATMTELKKSFPYDVDYVVPFESVSVVKVSIDEVETTLLEALGLVVLVVFLFLQSWRATLIPVLAIPVSIIGAFAFFIPLGFSINTLTLFGFVLAIGIVVDDAIVVVEAVQHYMDEQHLSPRDATIHAMKDISGPVVAIALILAAVFVPVGFTPGIVGRMYQQFAITIAVSVVISAFVALSLTPALCLLILKPMHIAKDSTGINKFFYWFNRSFNRFTIRYTLIVRRAIKVWPVIVALLIGIFIVTALLFKAKPTGFIPQEDEGRVYITFELQEATSTVRSLQTLLRMQKVLAADSNAVAHFAALGGYNVLTGAAKSNSGTIFCQLKPWDQRKADSLKSDAIVADLQRKFSMVAKEANVVVIQPPAIPGLGASAGFTFMLEQKSGNGDIQEFSKVLQNYLAAVNKRPEIGRAFSFFTARTPGYQVTVNREKCKQLGIAVSDVFTAMQTMMGSQYVNDLTLYGRTFHVVAQADTTYRDNIAEMGNYYVRNNEGAMIPLSTVISSRVVESAPLITHFNLFRCAEVDGTAKPGFSSGQAIQALKEVADQTLPVGYGYEFSGLSRQEVTQGSSGTYIFAISIVFVFLFLAALYESWSVPFSVLMAVPIGAFGAIIALVCKPAISNSVYAQIGLVTLIGLAAKNAILIVEFAKERVDSGMELIQATLDAVRVRLRPILMTSLAFILGVMPLVLATGAGAVSRQTIGITVLGGMLAATGLAIFFVPVLFVLIMRIAYRKEFARRKG
- a CDS encoding acetyl-CoA carboxylase carboxyltransferase subunit alpha; translation: MATTQNRQFLEFEKPIKELYDQIAQLKHMAEKNQKVDYRASLEQLENQVQERRKEMTSHLTSWQRVQLSRHPERPYTAAYIKRMTTHFIELHGDRNVRDDKAMVGGFGQLNGETVMFIGHQKGINTKMRQLRNFGMANPEGYRKALRLMKLAEKFNKPVVTLIDTPGAYPGPEAEERGQGEAIAKNIFEMMRLRVPVICVIIGEGASGGALGIGVGDRVFMMENTWYTVISPENCSSILWRSWEQKEKAAEELKLTSQDMSRFGLVDGVIPEPDGGAHWDYDMAASILKDHLVQALGELKQMTPEERIEQRINKFSQMGFFEEIS